A part of SAR202 cluster bacterium genomic DNA contains:
- a CDS encoding MFS transporter, with protein MNQFSTFLIKITPFYYGWIILLSSGFATIAACAAAALTLSVFVTPMANELGWSRTLIIGAPTIAGLIAIAVAPISGWIIDRKGDKFVLSISLLIMGISLIFLNYWITPLSFYILFGIARLLFVAPIMNSGTTVISRWFIRRRGRANGISILTTSIGMGLIPVYSQFLIDTVGWREAWLWLGISVWIIGAIPSLLFIISKPENFDINPDPINTTNEQYNDIETSGSWTLKESLSSPILWILCTNMLLLSFVHTSVNFHISALLVANGLQPMTAAFAITVLAIGTGLGGLLWGIISEKMKSNIRGSLTAVFTGTGALIFLFADNTAMAFSAALIFGFGLGGTWTIALITLPNYFGRVAIGSIRGVGDLFMNAGMALGGLSSGIIYDLTQSYDLVFPLLTIIAVISAISLLFTKEPKK; from the coding sequence ATGAATCAATTTAGCACTTTTTTAATTAAGATAACCCCGTTTTACTACGGATGGATAATACTTTTATCATCCGGTTTTGCAACAATTGCAGCATGTGCTGCTGCTGCATTAACTTTATCTGTTTTTGTGACACCAATGGCTAATGAACTCGGTTGGAGTAGAACATTGATTATAGGTGCACCAACAATAGCTGGATTAATAGCCATTGCAGTTGCACCAATTAGTGGATGGATAATTGATCGTAAAGGTGACAAATTTGTCTTATCTATATCATTACTAATAATGGGTATATCACTTATATTCTTAAATTATTGGATTACACCACTAAGTTTTTATATTTTATTCGGAATCGCTCGTTTACTCTTTGTAGCGCCAATTATGAATTCTGGTACAACAGTGATTTCGCGCTGGTTTATACGAAGAAGAGGCAGAGCGAACGGTATATCTATACTTACAACATCTATAGGTATGGGATTAATTCCAGTATACTCACAATTTTTAATTGATACGGTAGGATGGAGAGAAGCATGGTTATGGTTAGGGATATCAGTATGGATAATAGGAGCGATCCCTTCCCTTTTGTTTATTATATCTAAACCCGAAAACTTCGATATAAACCCAGATCCTATTAATACAACTAATGAACAATACAATGATATTGAAACCTCAGGATCATGGACCTTAAAAGAATCGTTGTCTTCACCGATACTGTGGATCCTATGTACTAATATGTTGCTGTTATCATTTGTACATACAAGTGTAAATTTTCATATTTCTGCATTATTAGTCGCCAATGGATTACAACCTATGACAGCTGCTTTTGCAATTACAGTTTTAGCTATAGGTACAGGTTTAGGCGGATTATTATGGGGGATTATTTCTGAAAAAATGAAATCAAACATTCGAGGTAGCTTAACTGCAGTTTTTACTGGTACAGGTGCATTAATATTTCTATTTGCTGATAATACAGCTATGGCATTTTCTGCAGCTCTTATATTTGGATTTGGACTTGGAGGTACCTGGACAATAGCACTTATTACCCTGCCAAATTACTTCGGAAGAGTCGCAATAGGTTCTATCAGAGGTGTAGGAGACCTGTTTATGAATGCAGGAATGGCATTAGGAGGATTAAGTTCAGGCATAATATATGATCTAACCCAAAGTTACGATCTTGTCTTTCCATTACTTACCATAATAGCTGTTATTTCAGCTATTTCCTTACTGTTTACTAAAGAGCCTAAAAAATAA